The Stieleria maiorica genome includes the window TCCAAAGAAGTCGAATTCTGGGAGTGGGAAAAACGCAACATGGAAGTCTACGCGGCGATGATCGACAACATGGACCAGGGCATTGGGCGAATCGTCGACGCACTCCGCGATACCGGACAATTCGAGAACACGCTGATTTGTTTCTTTCAAGACAATGGCGGATGTGCGGAAAACTACGGGCGTGGGGGTAAAGGTGTGGATCGCGCCGAAGCAGCGACGCTGCCCACATTGCCCGAGGACTACCTGCAGGGCGACATGCAACCCAAACAAACCCGCGATGGTTTCCCGGTTCGAACCGGCAAAGGCGTCATGGCCGGGCCGGCCGACACCTACATCGGATACGGACGCGCCTGGGCCACCGTTTCCAACACCCCTTTTCGCGAGTACAAACACTGGGTGCACGAAGGTGGCATCTCGACGCCGTTGATCGTCCATTGGCCCTCCAAGGTGACGCGTCACGGCGAGTTGGAACACACGCCCGGCCACCTGGTCGACTTGATGGCGACCGCCGTGGATGTCTCGGGGGCTGACTACCCGAGCGTGTTTCATGGCGGCAACCGGATCAAACCGATGGAAGGCAAAAGCCTGGTGCCGACTTTCGAAGGCAAACCGATCGAGCGCGAGGCGATCTACTGGGAACACGAAGGCAATCGTGCGATCCGCGTCGGCGATTTCAAGTTGGTCGCCAAGGGGGCCAAGGGAAAGTGGGAACTGTACAACATCGCGGCCGATCGAAGCGAACAACACGATCTGGCCGACGAACAACCCGAGCGAGTCGAATCGCTGGCCGCCATATGGCAAGCCTATGCCGAGCGGGCCGACGTGCTGCCGCTGAACCCGAACAAGAATGGGAAGAAGAAGTAGGCGAGGCCGCCCACGGTCGCTGCTTGAGACGTCGATTGTTTTACTGAGCGATTTTTGGGTTAGTACCGCTCAGTGGTGATCATCGATCTTCTTTGTTAGCCCAGAACGTTGTTTCACGATGCTGCGGAATGAATTCCGCAGCACTTGCCCAAAGGGCATACACATCCATAGCCTGGGGTCAGGGAACGAGCGCAGCGAAGTGACCGCAACCCCAGGAAAGTGGACCTGGGTTTACGCCCGGATTCGCTGGGGCTCATCCGGTCTTACCCCAGGCTAAGTTGTAGATCGCCGTTGGCGAACCGAGCGGAGTGATCTTTGATGACGCACGGAACAAAAGTAACTGAACCCATCAGTAATACAATCGACGCCCCTCGCAGCGAGGGGAATCGCCTAAAGGCTAGACACCAACGTGCGCCCGAAAAAAGCCGATGGTGGATTGCACCAACCGGTCGCGGGCGGCAGCGTTTTCACCGGCTGCCGAACCGGGACGGAGTTCCTCCAGATTGGCTCGACAAAACGAACACCCGAGCGTCTGGACGTGAAAATCCACGTAGCTGGCCCAGGCGTCCGGCAGAATCCCCAGGGTGTACTTGCCCAGCGTGCTGCGTTTGGGGCAACTGGGGCGTTCCGCTTCCCAGACGCGACTTAACAAACCGTCGGCCAGCAAAGCATCATCGGGCCAGTTGCCGGCACGCTCCGCCGATCGTCTCAGTTCGTCACGCAGTCGTCCGATCAGTCGACGTTTCACCACGGCAACTTCGTTTTCACTGATCTCCATCACCGCGGCGAGTTCTTGATTGCGTCGCCGGGCGAAAAACAGTCCTTCGGCGATTTCCAGCTCTTTAAACCGCTCGCCCGACTGCAAGTCATCGGCGAGACGACGGATCGCGGCGGCCAGCGCCACGGTGGTGGCTTGGTTCTGTTCATCACGTCGGACGTACCAACTGACACTCGGCTCGGTCGACTCCGCGGTGGCAAGTGCGTCGATCACGCTTTCTCCGCCGAAGTGACACACGGGCAACGGCTGCGCGATGCCGCTGCGACGGTAATGATCGATGATGCGGTACCGCAGGATTTGAAACAGAAAGGATTCTAGTTCGCCGTCGCCGCGATAGTTTTCCCGCGCATCCAAGAACGAGACGAACGTTTCTTGGACCAAGTCCTCGGCGGTGGCCAAAGAATCGACACGATGGAGCGCAAATGCGATCAAGCGACGCTGGAATCGGTCTACGAATTGCCGCCACCCGTCTTGGTCGCCGGTTTCAATCAATTGCAGAAGATGCGCGTCAGCTTCGTTCACGGGGCGTCCTATCCGAGAAACATGGCAACAATCAGACCTCCCATCACGACCACGCCTGCCAATCCTAGCATGACCTGGCTTCGATAGTAGCCTTCCGTCACCCAGTTCAGCCCCAGGCATAACACGATGGTCGCGAGGACCAGCACAACCACTCCAAAAATTTGCAACAGACGTCCGATTTGGGAACGTTCAAACGCTTCGGCCGCGGTCGTGCGTGCAACATCGACTTGTTGTGCATCGGGCACTTCGACCAGAACGGCTTCTCGCCACACGTCGCCGTAAGAACGGGACAGTCGCTGGGCGAATCGATCGACGACATGCCGGTCGTCAATGATCGCGTACGATTTTCCGCGGAACGAAAACGCTGCTTGCCGGACCGCATCCTCCAAGGCGGCTTTGCGGGCCTGACCCTCGGTCGATTGAAATTCGCCGGAGTACCCGACAACGAATTTGCGTTGTGGATACCGGGACACAAATTGGTCGAACGATTCGACCCAAGGTTTCTCGGTCACAAAAGCCTGGAAGGAGGCTTGGCGACCGCCCATCGTGGCGGTACAGGTGAGCAGTCGGCTTTGCAGCTGGTCTTGTTGATCCCAAGGTGCCTGCATCAAAGTCGACTTGGAGACAGAGAAATGAATCGCAAGCTCGTTTTCGATCGGTTTGGTTGGTGCGTTGCCCGGACGTGTTCCGACGCCGATCGCGGAGAACTGCGTCCCCAGACGTGAGATCGCAGCCGGAAGCAAGGAGTCAAGATCGGGGCCATCGGCGGAAACGACGACCTTGTCGGGATCAACAACGTCGTTGCTGTCGTTTTGGTCGTCACGAAGCAGCACTCGGTTTTCGGCGAGTTTCTCTTTCAGGCCGGATAGCAATGCATCGATCGCGGAAGCATCACTCGGATACACGTTTGCCGTAAAAGTCGCCGTGTCCGTCGCTCGCCACGTTCCGGCCGGCTGTTGTTGGGAGGATGTGTTTGGCTGAAGTGAATCCTCGTCGGACGTCTGATCAACCGGTTTCAGGACCGGCGGCGGTACCGGACGCTGAGGCGGCGATGGAGCCGCGGAGGCCGATTCCCCGGTGGGAATGGACGGAACATCGACGCTGGTCGAATCGAGCGGTCGATCGGGTACTCGGGTTCCCGCAGCGTGCTGGTCGG containing:
- a CDS encoding RNA polymerase sigma factor translates to MNEADAHLLQLIETGDQDGWRQFVDRFQRRLIAFALHRVDSLATAEDLVQETFVSFLDARENYRGDGELESFLFQILRYRIIDHYRRSGIAQPLPVCHFGGESVIDALATAESTEPSVSWYVRRDEQNQATTVALAAAIRRLADDLQSGERFKELEIAEGLFFARRRNQELAAVMEISENEVAVVKRRLIGRLRDELRRSAERAGNWPDDALLADGLLSRVWEAERPSCPKRSTLGKYTLGILPDAWASYVDFHVQTLGCSFCRANLEELRPGSAAGENAAARDRLVQSTIGFFRAHVGV